The genomic region CCAGAGACTAGTAATTTCCAACATGGCTCAAGTAGTCGATCACAGATGGAATATAAAGAACAGTTTAATCTACACGATGACATGATTGGCGATGCTTTAGGGGTTAACGTGGCCTACGATGAACAACAAGATAGTGGCGATGaggaagagttgccgaatgagaAATCTCAAAAATTTTACGAGTTGTTGAAAGAAATAAACACGCCATTGTTTGAGGGTTCGTCAGACTCTAAATTGTCTatgtgtgtgagattgttggcTGCAAAATCAAactggaatgttcctgatcagtgtctGGAATTCTTTTGTCAAATGATGTTGGATGCGACTCCTACGAAAGACAATTTGCCTAGAAGTTATTATGACGCGAAGAAGTTGGTTATGAAGTTGGGATTAGAAGTAAcgaagattgattgttgcattagaggttgcatgttgttttatgacaatgagtttggtacaaACGATGGAGCGTtagaggaatgtaagttttgtaacAGTCCAAGGTATGTAGTTCGCACTAAAACCATTGATCATAAGAAAAAACGCATAGCAGTGAAATCAATGTTTTATCTACCGATAATACCAAGGTTGCAGAgattgtttgcttcaatgcacagtgcaagtcaaatgacctggcatcatacaaacaaaacaagtacaagcactatgcgacatccatctgatggtgaagcatggaagcactttgatcggatgcatcctgattttgccgcagaacctagaaatgtcagacttggattatgctcagatggttttactCCATATGTCCAACAGTCGGGAACTGGATATTCTTGTTGGCCGGTTATTGTTACTCCTTACAACCTCCcccctgagatgtgcatgacaaagcCTTACATGTTTTTGACTTGCCTCATTCCAGGGCCGTCGAGTCCAAAAGCAGGAATTGACGTGTATTTACAGCCTTTAGTTGATGACTTAAAGAggttgtggattggagaatgtACTTATGACATATCTCGTAAACAAAACTTCAACATGCGAGCTGTTTTGATGTGGACTATTAACGATTTTCCTGCATATgccatgttgtctggttggggtacacatggTAAAATGGGACGTCCTCATTGCATGGATAAGACGAAGGCGTTTACATTGGATAAAGGAGGAAAAagttcgtggtttgactgtcatcgTAGATTCCTACCAAAAAACCACATACTTAGAAAAAACATGAATGATTTCAGAAAAGGTATAAAAGTAACAGATCTTCCTCCCCCCCGTTTTTCATCAGTTGAAGTATGGAACATGGTACGTGATCTACCAAAATTCACAGACAATGGAAAAGCGATCAGAATTCCAGGATACGGGGACAAACACAATTGGACTAAAAGAAGTATTTTTTGGGACCTcccatattggaaagataatttatTGCGACATAATCTTGATGTTATGCACatagagaagaatttttttgataatgtatttaatacAGTGATGGATGTCCAAGGCAAgacaaaagataatgagaatgctaGAAAAGACATGGAACTATATTGTAATCGAAAAGATTTAGAGTTGAAGACTCTACCAAATGGGAAGCTATTAAAACCCAAAGCTACTTATAGTCTAACTCCACAAGAAGCCAAGCTTGTTTGCCGATGGTTAACTGAATTGAGAATGCCCGATGGTTATGCCTCTAACTTGGCAAGATGTGCCAACGCCAGCACTGGCAAGGTGACTGgaatgaaaagtcatgattgccatgttttCATGGAACGACTTCTTCCAATTGCCTTCAGCTCATTGCCAACACAAGTGCTCAatccactaactgaaattagtcagttttttagagatatttgtgcatCAATTTTAAGAGTCGATGACCTAATTAAGTTGGACCAAGACATTCCTCTCATTCTATGCAAGTTGGAACAAATTTTTCCACCTGGTTTTTTCGATTCAATGGAACATCTtcctgtgcatcttgcatatgaagcttttctgggtggacctgttcaatataggtggatgtatccttttgaaagattcatgggtgattcaaagagATCTGTGAAAAATAAGGCTAAAGTGGAGGGTTCGATATGTGCACATTATTTGCATCGGGAAACATCTCATTTTTGCTCTCATTATTTCAATCACATGATGTTAATTCCAAGAATCACAAGGAATGAAGTTAATGTTACAGAAAgaagtcaattcaccttatcCATCTTCGGACTTCCTGGTCGTAGTTCTGGAAAGACGAATGTGCACTGGCTGGCCGAAAAGGAATTGCAATCTGCTCATGTTCATGTATTGATTAAttgcgttgaagttaaaccataCATTGAGTAAGTATACCAAGTGAATATTTATTTTGAACATATTGGGTTTAAACTTATTACCTTCTAACTTAGTTTTAATGTGTTTCGATATAGGTTATATAATAACTTCCAATATGAACTCACCGGTGAACAAGCAACAACCACTGACATACATGCTTATTTTCCATCATGGTTTAAGCAACAATTGGCATGTAATGTCGAATTATCTCCACAactactccatttgagaaacttggcTGAAGGTTGTTGTAGCCATGGACATGTTGAATTCAGTTTGTATTTGGTAGGTAGCAGTATGTATCTTGCGTTGAGTGGTGGAGGGGAGAGATTGTGTTGTGTTCAGTTTTGGTAGGTAGCAGTATGTTTCTTTTACTATTTCATCTCTTtgcttttaatttttcttttatgatTTCATCTTTGTTTTTCAATTTTACGCTCAATTTTGGTATCATAATTTTAATCTCACAATTTCATCTCTCCGATTTTTTTAGACTATATGTTTTTGTTGTATTTATATCTGATTCTTTTTTTAATACAAGCATGTTAATTGCtaactaaattttttaatatatgatgatatccttgttgttaatgtttgaataaaattgtgtgatGACTTGTTGGTTTATGTGTATCTCTTCATAGAACCCCATGCTATTTATTAAGTTTTGATGCTGCCTCTATTTTTCTCATGTGATCCAATAAGTGCATATTTAAGGTTTCTTGAAGTTTAGTTTGATGGCTTCATATTAAAGGTTATATTTAGTTTTCTTTTCTATGGAATGACATTTAGTtttcttttctatattttttatgtatgcatttaatgtatttatttatgtatGTGTAGGCGGAGTACCAAAGGTTGAAGAAGGAGTTTTTAGCTAAACATCCTGAGTTAGGCGGTCCACGTGGACGATATCCTCTTGATCCAGCTATTGATCAGTATTTGTGGTTGCAAGCAAGTAAGGGAAAGAAGAGAAATGGAAAAATTTATGCTGCAGGGCCTTTAGCTAGCAACTACAAAAAAGGGGATAGGTATTCTTTATTTAGGAGAATTGCAGACGGGGAAGGATCTTCACGTCCTCCGACATTAACCCCTGAAATaactgaaacaattaaacaactAGCTCAGAGTGAAGCAGCACGTGAAAATGAAACATTGAGAAAAAAACAAATGGAGTTGGAGGAAGCATTGAGACTTTCACAAGAGCAAATGATGCTTactcaacaacaaattcaacaacaagtgcaacaacaaatacaacaacaaATGCAACAACAAATGCAACAAATGCAACAATTCTTTCGACAACAATATGGTGGTGGTGGATTTGGAGCGGGTGGTAACCAAAGAGTAGTAGACGAGAATGATGAACAAAACGAAAATAATGCGGACGACCCGGATCCTTTgtgaatattattttgaatttaaatattttggataatcatgaatttctttatattaaatatgcatttctttatattaattatgcatttctttatattaattatgaatttctttatattaagaatgaaattaaatatttagaattaactataaatttagtatttttttaaaaaaatgaattttaattatttattatatttatattattctaaatatttagaataatataaatatttttttttactatatatGTTACTACTTGCGACGTGAATTAAACAAGGTATCTCAAAATAATTGCCAGGTGAAATCCACCCTGCAAATATTAAATATTCAACTATTGCTGAATGCATCTCACCCCGCAAGTTGCCTAACACACTCTCTGTCACAATGTACGAAGTTGGCAGAACTTATTGGAAAGCGTGTTTGCGGGGTGCTATACACCTAGCAAAGTTGCGGGGTGAAAAGCACAATGCAGAATCACCTGTGTCACCTGCTCTGACTCAACTGAACAAAGGCGCCTGGACCACTTGGAAAGCGTGTTTGCGGGGTGCTTTGTACCTTGCAATGTTGCGGGGTGAAAAACACCTGGCAAATTTGCGGGGTGCCTATCCCCTTGCAAAAAGTTGCGACTAACGTTTTTGCGGGGTGGCTAGCCCACCTCGCAAATGTTGCGTTGCTGGGTGATATTGGTATTTGCGGGGTGGCTTTCACCTGATAAAACTgagttttttttgtagtgaacCGAGTAAGAAAGACAGTGGAGAACTTCCTGCCCCTAAATACTCGTTGTAAACATATTTGGCGGGAGGTTCTCAACCTACATGACATCTCTGCGCCTCCTACTCCAAAAGCCAACGTTATTAAATCTGAGCTAAACAGATGGCATAAATTCTATTAAGTCAAATGACACCACACAAAAGACTATTACCAGCTTAAAAAGAAGATTGACCGCCTAATCCAGAAAGGATACCTCAAAAAGTATGTCAAAGTCGACTTCCTAAAGTTCAAGCGGATCCAAACCCCAAGGGTGGGACCATACAAGCAGCCTCAAATTAATTATATTCCTATAAAGAACATGTTGGCCTATCTAGTGACCAAAGACTTAGCTGTTGGAGTTTTAAAGGCATTTAATCTATTTTCTCATCATACCTCAGCTTATAACCAAAAtaagaaatgataaaataaattttgaaattaacTTATCAATATTCTAGTATCTCATAATACTCAATTGAAATAAATAAGATATAGTACATTTATCCTATCGTGTCATCATACATACCATAATAATTTTCCATTTTGGAAAAATTCAAGGAATTAGCAACATAAGAAAAAGTTTATTAAAGTTAAGGAAACATGAAAAAACCTAATAATAACTTATGAAGCATTTGCAGTATAGTATACTATAACTCGTAAGCTAACAATTATGGCTGAACTCGAAGAGCTTTTGGAAAGGACTCAAGCACAGAAGTTGATAGAGTTTGTAGCTTGCAATCACATGCAGTGAATTGAACATGTTCCTCCATAATAATTATGTTGATCAACTTCATCAAAACTTGTTCAAGCTCTTCTCCATCACTCCAACCACGAATTTCAGCCTTAACAAGTGAAGAATCTTTGCATATCAAATCCCAAACTGGAAAATTCTTCCTTGGCATCACAAAGTCTTTTTCTCTAAATCTCAAAATAGGACAGTAATCACCGGCACCATCACCAAGGTAGATGAACCTCTTGTTGTCCACTTCAGAAACTGTGTTTTGAATTCTATCAATGATTAAACCCTTGCACATGTTTGGAGGACATGGATTAGTGCAACCATGTGAATTTTTGTTGAAGTCATGATAAGGTGAAATTCTAACCCTTCCTTCTTGGTTAACATAACCTGGATTACTATTAATCTCGGAAAAGTATTCCTTTATTCCCAAATGCTTCAAAATAGTTTCGATATAAAACATATTCGCATCACTCACAATCCTCAAATCACATCCTAAAGCATATGCTGATTTGATTGCAGGTATTATTCTGTGATGAATTGGAATCCTATGAAGAACCTTTGCAATATCTTCATTGGTTATACCATGTGAATGAAACTCCGTCATCATTTTGTCCTATAattccaaaacaataaaactcaaattaattatttattatgccaTTAACATAATGCAGAATTTATAcgtaatttttttaaatagaatacAATAAAGAGAATAAAGAACATACCATGACAGAATTCCATGGCATTGTGGGAAGGAGCTGATTGAACAAATCAGTGAAGCCTAATTCTTCAATCAACCAGTTATCACTGTCGCAGTCGATGATGGTTTTGTCAAAGTCGAAAACAATAACAATATTAGACATTGTTTTCTTTGTGAGAATGGGGATGGCAAAGATTTGAATGACAACTTGTTCACAATGCTTCTTGGCTTGAATTTGAACACATAGAAAGAAAGGTATTTATAGGGAAGAAGTTGGAGAATATTTGAATTTGATTCTAAAGGAATATTACATTATATCCTTTGGCCAAGAAGGTAATACTAAAGTAGTTAGGTTTAGGAGAATTAATTTTAATTCTCGTGGCATTTCAAATTCAATCTCAGCCGTTCAATTATAGTTGGGCAGAAGATCGAAGGGTGTGGCTTGCTTTAACCATGAGggaaataaatgagaattatatTAGGTGGCTTTGTGAGTTGTGATGTGTAATGCACTCATTTATTGTGTACCACAAGATGAATTTGCATGTTGCAACTCATGAGAATATTCGGAGTATAGTTCCATTCCCCTTGTGTTTGTACCAAAATTTACCGTTTTTAGAATCCATGTGGTCAAATTGAGTCTTATTGTACGACTCAATCTATcgttttaatataataaagtttgTACGACATGATTTGGTTGACCGACATGGCATGTCATATGATTATACTAATAATTATCGGCACCAAGCTCTTGTGAAGCTTTAAGAGTCAGACTTTTGATAAAATTCTAGCAGCCCAGctcttgtgattttttttttgtgtgttaatGTCTGTGGTCCTGATTATAATAAGGATTCCAAGGTTTTGGTTTTGTGATTTGTTTCCTTTTAGTGTCAGTACATTGCTGAGTGGTCTTGATTTTAAATAAGAAGTAATTCGAGGTATGAAactttagggtctgtttggtaaaaacagcggttgactgataagctagctgatagcttatagcttatgactgatggctgatgacggatgacttatagcttatagcggatggttgagactgatagcttataagctaattgaagtgtttggtaaaattagcggttcaattaacttataaatgtaaaatgacataaaagatatttaatatataattattttattttaaattaaaataaattataagggttaaaaatggattttaattaaaataataaggataaaaatggaagaaaaaataataagctataagacataagctaaaacgctatttgaaatagcgtctggaaaataagctataagctagtaaaataagctataagctcgtgatgaaaagaccgttaccaaacgggtctaaattatcatatgagcttataagacataagacataagctataagctcgaaaatatgccttaccaaacagagccttagtgGGTTCGGAAGTTATTTAAGTTATTCTTTAGAGTTTATTACAACTTCAATATGCCAAAAAAAAACATGCGTGAGTGTGGTTGTATTAGTTGGGGAAGTACAGGGAGCGAGgttcaaaaatatattaatggaCCAAACGTTCATGGTTATAAGAGACCTTAACATCACACATTTATCCAAAACCTTAAGACAATAGTGGTATTGTCACGACACAAAAAATATTTGAGCACATCACAAGCTCGAAataaaacagagtcgccaccgaactttatttattctaaCAGGAAAGAGAAAATATAGATAAAATCCACACGGAAcgaaggataagatggtcatcacaaccaaattagggttcgggagtcggttatgcaaggaGAATGTATTAACATCACTCAAATCGGTTGTATTCAACATGATCCATTTAGTCAGTCTTGTGATCAAATGTTAGCGTGATGTTTACTAGCTTCTTAATTATTAGAAAAAgagaaaggaaaatatttttggttttttatcatTGGGCTCGCCAAGATTTCGCAATCCTGTGCCTATGTATCTTCATGGTGCATTGACAAAATCAAAGCTTCTTAGTTCGGGTTAAACTTGTTTTGAGTTTTAGTTTGGGCGACACAGACGAGTGTCAAGACCAACACGGACGAATGTTGGAGAAAAGGTAAAAAGAATTCGCGCTTGGGCGataaaagaagtttgaaaaaagattcgcacttgggcgaaaAAGGTAAAAAGATCCGCACTTGGGCGAAAGATGCGTGCTTGGGCAAAAGGTGAAAAAATGCTCGCACTTGAGCGAATGATGAAAAAGGGCTCGCACTTGGGTGAAAGATAATTTTTGGATTTCTTTTTAAAAGGTTGCAAAATAGTTTTATTGAAAGGGTGTCTGACGAGACGTTGGATCTTGCTCATACATATCCTCTGGTACAAAGAGGAACTCAAGAAGTACGCAATTCTTGGGAACTACACTAGGttagtttgaatttgaaaatgggACTTGATATTAATCAAGCGTTTTGgctttttgaaaatgatttggttttatttggttttgaaagGACTTGGTATTGACCAAGATTTATTTGcatcaattgaaaatgatttgattaggtttgaaaaagatTTCAAATTGTCGATTGCTTTTATTTGTGAAAGTGTTTGGTTATTTTTGTAAATGAAAATGATTTGAGTGTGAAACAGTATGAAAATGTTTTTGGATGATGAGGCAATGGCGATTTATTTGTGAAGTGAGTGAATGCGCAAGCGATTGACTTATTGTTTTTAGGAAACACCCTTGTTGTGGATCAAAGTTTTCAAGTTATAAAACACCTAAGTTTATTTTGTTCGATTTGGGAAAAAGGTTCGACATTGGATTGAACATTAGTTTTGTTCTTTTTGAAAATGATTCATTTTACGTTATTCTTGAATTTACAATTAGCTAACACAATAAGAAAACATAAATGAGAGTGGTAAAATTTTTACACGTCATGGGAGTAGGGGGTACATTTTATCAAATAGGGATGAAATAGAGAAATTATAAtacaaatacataaacaaatacaCAAGTGAATTAAtcatttaatcaattaatcaaaaattgattaaatcagttaattaaactaataaaaattGATTAACTTTATAAAGCAAGGGAAGTGTTCAACAAGGTTAATTTTAGAAGCTAGCTCCCAAGCAGGAAAGACCATCAAGGTTGAATGATTTTGATTATGAAAACTCTCAAACTCCTCTTAATGAAGCATCGCTTAACACCGTCATCCGAAACCAGTAAGATCAAGCCATAACTCAATGAAGGATAAATGCTATAAGATTGATTACTTGGCTCGCAAGCtcgttgaaatatttttttttgaagtttgactgtttagtgatgatgatgaggatattGAGTAATTTATGTCTACTAtgctttctttgtttgttttgttgcttatttttatgtttttttttttttttgctttcagAACTCTCCTTCTATGTCTATTTTCTTTGATTAAataaatgatgttttgaataattgAATCTATTATGTTATGTTATTTCTTAAATGATTATTTGTGATCTATGTGCATGTGATTTTATCTATCATGTTTTTGCCTTTTTGATAATGTTAAAGAGAGAAAGTATACTCTCAATGAGAGTAAAATTTATTCTCTTTAGCTGTGAGGAGAAGTTTAACCACTCCAATCTTTTAcctatctattttttatttttttatcacgtCCTTAAGAGATGTGTTGTCATCACAAAAAAAGGGAGAATGTAGATTTATATGCTTGCAAGTACAATCATCTACAATTGTTAGATGATCATGATGGTTTTG from Vicia villosa cultivar HV-30 ecotype Madison, WI unplaced genomic scaffold, Vvil1.0 ctg.000060F_1_1, whole genome shotgun sequence harbors:
- the LOC131623315 gene encoding uncharacterized protein LOC131623315 isoform X2: MENYKFYRSWMYDRMYAGRRGLKPLFEEGVKLFITWAFDQECCREEGGVRCPCLKCGCRRIISDPKEVETHLKRKGFKENYWVWTSNGEEMPINMPETSNFQHGSSSRSQMEYKEQFNLHDDMIGDALGVNVAYDEQQDSGDEEELPNEKSQKFYELLKEINTPLFEGSSDSKLSMCVRLLAAKSNWNVPDQCLEFFCQMMLDATPTKDNLPRSYYDAKKLVMKLGLEVTKIDCCIRGCMLFYDNEFGTNDGALEECKFCNSPRYVVRTKTIDHKKKRIAVKSMFYLPIIPRLQRLFASMHSASQMTWHHTNKTSTSTMRHPSDGEAWKHFDRMHPDFAAEPRNVRLGLCSDGFTPYVQQSGTGYSCWPVIVTPYNLPPEMCMTKPYMFLTCLIPGPSSPKAGIDVYLQPLVDDLKRLWIGECTYDISRKQNFNMRAVLMWTINDFPAYAMLSGWGTHGKMGRPHCMDKTKAFTLDKGGKSSWFDCHRRFLPKNHILRKNMNDFRKGIKVTDLPPPRFSSVEVWNMVRDLPKFTDNGKAIRIPGYGDKHNWTKRSIFWDLPYWKDNLLRHNLDVMHIEKNFFDNVFNTVMDVQGKTKDNENARKDMELYCNRKDLELKTLPNGKLLKPKATYSLTPQEAKLVCRWLTELRMPDGYASNLARCANASTGKVTGMKSHDCHVFMERLLPIAFSSLPTQVLNPLTEISQFFRDICASILRVDDLIKLDQDIPLILCKLEQIFPPGFFDSMEHLPVHLAYEAFLGGPVQYRWMYPFERFMGDSKRSVKNKAKVEGSICAHYLHRETSHFCSHYFNHMMLIPRITRNEVNVTERSQFTLSIFGLPGRSSGKTNVHWLAEKELQSAHVHVLINCVEVKPYIELYNNFQYELTGEQATTTDIHAYFPSWFKQQLACNVELSPQLLHLRNLAEGCCSHGHVEFSLYLVGSSMYLALSGGGERLCCVQFWRSTKG
- the LOC131623315 gene encoding uncharacterized protein LOC131623315 isoform X3, with the translated sequence MENYKFYRSWMYDRMYAGRRGLKPLFEEGVKLFITWAFDQECCREEGGVRCPCLKCGCRRIISDPKEVETHLKRKGFKENYWVWTSNGEEMPINMPETSNFQHGSSSRSQMEYKEQFNLHDDMIGDALGVNVAYDEQQDSGDEEELPNEKSQKFYELLKEINTPLFEGSSDSKLSMCVRLLAAKSNWNVPDQCLEFFCQMMLDATPTKDNLPRSYYDAKKLVMKLGLEVTKIDCCIRGCMLFYDNEFGTNDGALEECKFCNSPRYVVRTKTIDHKKKRIAVKSMFYLPIIPRLQRLFASMHSASQMTWHHTNKTSTSTMRHPSDGEAWKHFDRMHPDFAAEPRNVRLGLCSDGFTPYVQQSGTGYSCWPVIVTPYNLPPEMCMTKPYMFLTCLIPGPSSPKAGIDVYLQPLVDDLKRLWIGECTYDISRKQNFNMRAVLMWTINDFPAYAMLSGWGTHGKMGRPHCMDKTKAFTLDKGGKSSWFDCHRRFLPKNHILRKNMNDFRKGIKVTDLPPPRFSSVEVWNMVRDLPKFTDNGKAIRIPGYGDKHNWTKRSIFWDLPYWKDNLLRHNLDVMHIEKNFFDNVFNTVMDVQGKTKDNENARKDMELYCNRKDLELKTLPNGKLLKPKATYSLTPQEAKLVCRWLTELRMPDGYASNLARCANASTGKVTGMKSHDCHVFMERLLPIAFSSLPTQVLNPLTEISQFFRDICASILRVDDLIKLDQDIPLILCKLEQIFPPGFFDSMEHLPVHLAYEAFLGGPVQYRWMYPFERFMGDSKRSVKNKAKVEGSICAHYLHRETSHFCSHYFNHMMLIPRITRNEVNVTERSQFTLSIFGLPGRSSGKTNVHWLAEKELQSAHVHVLINCVEVKPYIELYNNFQYELTGEQATTTDIHAYFPSWFKQQLACNVELSPQLLHLRNLAEGCCSHGHVEFSLYLVGSSMYLALSGGGERLCCVQFW
- the LOC131623315 gene encoding uncharacterized protein LOC131623315 isoform X1 codes for the protein MENYKFYRSWMYDRMYAGRRGLKPLFEEGVKLFITWAFDQECCREEGGVRCPCLKCGCRRIISDPKEVETHLKRKGFKENYWVWTSNGEEMPINMPETSNFQHGSSSRSQMEYKEQFNLHDDMIGDALGVNVAYDEQQDSGDEEELPNEKSQKFYELLKEINTPLFEGSSDSKLSMCVRLLAAKSNWNVPDQCLEFFCQMMLDATPTKDNLPRSYYDAKKLVMKLGLEVTKIDCCIRGCMLFYDNEFGTNDGALEECKFCNSPRYVVRTKTIDHKKKRIAVKSMFYLPIIPRLQRLFASMHSASQMTWHHTNKTSTSTMRHPSDGEAWKHFDRMHPDFAAEPRNVRLGLCSDGFTPYVQQSGTGYSCWPVIVTPYNLPPEMCMTKPYMFLTCLIPGPSSPKAGIDVYLQPLVDDLKRLWIGECTYDISRKQNFNMRAVLMWTINDFPAYAMLSGWGTHGKMGRPHCMDKTKAFTLDKGGKSSWFDCHRRFLPKNHILRKNMNDFRKGIKVTDLPPPRFSSVEVWNMVRDLPKFTDNGKAIRIPGYGDKHNWTKRSIFWDLPYWKDNLLRHNLDVMHIEKNFFDNVFNTVMDVQGKTKDNENARKDMELYCNRKDLELKTLPNGKLLKPKATYSLTPQEAKLVCRWLTELRMPDGYASNLARCANASTGKVTGMKSHDCHVFMERLLPIAFSSLPTQVLNPLTEISQFFRDICASILRVDDLIKLDQDIPLILCKLEQIFPPGFFDSMEHLPVHLAYEAFLGGPVQYRWMYPFERFMGDSKRSVKNKAKVEGSICAHYLHRETSHFCSHYFNHMMLIPRITRNEVNVTERSQFTLSIFGLPGRSSGKTNVHWLAEKELQSAHVHVLINCVEVKPYIELYNNFQYELTGEQATTTDIHAYFPSWFKQQLACNVELSPQLLHLRNLAEGCCSHGHVEFSLYLAEYQRLKKEFLAKHPELGGPRGRYPLDPAIDQYLWLQASKGKKRNGKIYAAGPLASNYKKGDRYSLFRRIADGEGSSRPPTLTPEITETIKQLAQSEAARENETLRKKQMELEEALRLSQEQMMLTQQQIQQQVQQQIQQQMQQQMQQMQQFFRQQYGGGGFGAGGNQRVVDENDEQNENNADDPDPL
- the LOC131623319 gene encoding inorganic pyrophosphatase 1-like translates to MSNIVIVFDFDKTIIDCDSDNWLIEELGFTDLFNQLLPTMPWNSVMDKMMTEFHSHGITNEDIAKVLHRIPIHHRIIPAIKSAYALGCDLRIVSDANMFYIETILKHLGIKEYFSEINSNPGYVNQEGRVRISPYHDFNKNSHGCTNPCPPNMCKGLIIDRIQNTVSEVDNKRFIYLGDGAGDYCPILRFREKDFVMPRKNFPVWDLICKDSSLVKAEIRGWSDGEELEQVLMKLINIIIMEEHVQFTACDCKLQTLSTSVLESFPKALRVQP